In a genomic window of Rhododendron vialii isolate Sample 1 chromosome 12a, ASM3025357v1:
- the LOC131309762 gene encoding putative phospholipid-transporting ATPase 9, whose product MAGSSRKKRQHLGRVHSISFRKPSFNGEHSQIGGLGFSRVVFCNDPGCLESTSLKYGTNYVRTTKYTPATFFPKALFEQFRRVANMYFLVCAILSFTALSPYSAVSTVLPFVLVVGVTMGKELLEDWRRKMQDIEMNNRTVKVHQGDGNFDYTKWRNLRVGDVIKVEKDDFFPADLILLSSSYDEALCYVETMNLDGETNLKIKRSLEVTSNVNEDSTFKNFKAVIRCEDPNANLYSFVGSLEFEGQQHPLSPQQLLLRDSKLKNTDYIYGVVIFTGHDTKVIQNSTAPPSKRSKIEKRTDKLVYLLLLVLVLMSFVGSIFFGIATREDLEDGLMTRWYLRPDDTTIYFDPKRAPIAAVCHFLTALMLYSYLIPISLYVSIEIVKVLQSVFINRDLHMYYEEGDKPASARTSNLNEELGQVETVLSDKTGTLTCNSMEFIKCSIGGTAYGRGVTEVERAMARRKGSPLGQDVSDDDEGGFVEDFSEKETTIKGFNFMDERIMNGNWVNEPRPDIIQKFFRLLAICQTAIPEVDEETGRVSYEAESPDEAAFVIAAREIGFEFFERSQTSVSLHEIDPITGRRVDRIYKLLDILEFSSSRKRMSVIVRDDEGKLLLLTKGADSVMFGRLAKNGREFEEQTREQINEYADAGLRTLVLAYRELDEDEYEEFEEAFTEAKNLVTADREEIIEKVEETIEKDLILLGATAVEDKLQHGVPECIDKLAQAGIKIWVLTGDKMETAINIGFACSLLREGMTQIIINSEAPEFKALEKDGELAISEALKASVLNQMKVGKEQLTESGEGSEALALIIDGKSLAYALEDDVKDMFLDVAIGCASVICCRSSPKQKALVTRLLRNRTRNTTLAIGDGANDVGMLQEADIGIGISGFEGMQAVMSSDIAIAQFRFLERLLLVHGHWCYRRMSSMICYFFYKNIAFGFTLFFYEAYASFSGQAAYNDWYLSFYNVFFTSLPVIALGVFDQDVSSQFCLKFPALYQEGIHNVLFSWTRILSWAINGVFSATCVFFFCIYSMEHQAFRKGGEIVGLEILGTTMYTCVVLIVNLQMALSINYFTYIQHLFIWGSVLFWYLFLLGYGAMSPTISTTAFMVFIEACAPSPSFWLVTLFVSIATLFPFFTYSAVQRRFFPMCHQMIQLMSFSGHLEDPEYCQMVRQRSSTPTNVGYTARFEAISKSFEEEP is encoded by the exons ATGGCCGGTAGTAGTAGGAAGAAAAGGCAGCATTTGGGAAGAGTCCATAGCATCTCATTTAGGAAACCTTCTTTTAATGGCGAGCACTCACAGATTGGGGGACTTGGGTTTTCGAGGGTAGTCTTTTGTAATGACCCTGGATGCCTTGAATCCACTTCTCTCAAGTATGGAACCAACTATGTCAGAACTACAAAGTACACTCCTGCAACATTTTTTCCCAAAGCATTGTTTGAACAGTTCAGGCGGGTCGCCAACATGTATTTCCTTGTCTGTGCGATTCTGTCGTTCACGGCGCTCTCTCCTTACTCTGCTGTCAGTACCGTGCTCCCTTTCGTCCTTGTGGTTGGAGTGACAATGGGCAAAGAGCTACTTGAAGACTGGAGGAGGAAAATGCAG GATATCGAGATGAACAACCGTACTGTCAAAGTGCATCAAGGTGACGgaaattttgattatactaaATGGAGGAACTTAAGAGTTGGAGATGTTATTAAGGTGGAAAAGGATGATTTCTTTCCTGCTGATCTCATCTTACTTTCATCAAGTTACGATGAAGCGCTTTGCTATGTTGAAACCATGAACCTTGACGGAGAGAccaatttgaaaataaaacGATCACTAGAAGTAACTTCAAACGTAAACGAGGACTCtacattcaaaaatttcaaggcTGTCATTAGATGTGAGGACCCGAATGCAAATTTGTACTCTTTCGTTGGGAGTTTGGAATTTGAAGGGCAGCAGCACCCCCTCTCCCCTCAGCAGCTTCTTCTAAGAGACTCTAAGCTCAAAAACACAGATTACATTTATGGAGTGGTTATCTTCACAGGTCATGATACCAAGGTTATCCAAAATTCAACCGCACCCCCTTCAAAGAGAAGCAAAATTGAGAAAAGAACTGATAAACTTGTCTACTTGTTATTATTAGTTCTAGTTCTGATGTCTTTTGTTGGTTCAATTTTCTTTGGAATTGCAACTAGGGAGGACCTAGAAGATGGGTTAATGACAAGGTGGTACCTAAGACCAGATGACACAACAATTTACTTCGATCCAAAACGGGCGCCCATTGCAGCAGTTTGTCATTTTTTGACTGCCCTAATGTTATATAGTTACTTGATCCCCATTTCTTTGTATGTTTCAATAGAAATTGTGAAAGTGCTTCAGAGCGTATTCATCAATAGAGATTTGCACATGTATTATGAGGAAGGTGATAAGCCAGCTAGTGCACGTACCTCGAATTTGAACGAAGAACTTGGCCAAGTTGAGACTGTGCTTTCTGATAAGACTGGAACCTTGACTTGCAACTCAATGGAATTCATTAAGTGTTCGATCGGAGGGACAGCTTACGGGCGTGGAGTAACTGAAGTTGAGAGGGCTATGGCAAGGAGAAAAGGGTCACCTTTAGGCCAAGATGTGAGTGATGATGATGAAGGGGGCTTTGTTGAGGATTTCTCTGAAAAGGAGACAACTATTAAAGGGTTTAATTTTATGGACGAGAGGATTATGAATGGGAATTGGGTTAACGAGCCTCGACCAGATATAATTCAGAAGTTTTTCAGGTTATTGGCTATTTGTCAGACTGCCATACCGGAAGTTGATGAAGAAACAGGTAGGGTTTCATATGAAGCTGAATCACCAGATGAGGCAGCTTTTGTGATTGCTGCCagagaaattgggtttgaattttttgagaGGTCCCAAACAAGTGTTTCATTGCATGAGATAGATCCTATAACAGGAAGGAGGGTTGATAG GATATACAAACTTTTGGATATCTTGGAGTTCAGTAGCTCAAGAAAGCGGATGTCCGTCATTGTAAGAGATGATGAAGGGAAGCTTTTACTGCTTACTAAAGGAGCAGACAG CGTCATGTTTGGAAGACTTGCAAAGAATGGAAGAGAATTTGAAGAGCAGACAAGGGAGCAGATTAATGAGTATGCTGATGCTGGTTTGAGGACTTTGGTACTTGCGTATCGTGAACTCGATGAGGATGAATATGAAGAATTTGAAGAGGCATTTACTGAAGCAAAAAACTTAGTAACTGCAGATCGTGAGGAAATAATCGAGAAAGTTGAAGAGACGATTGAAAAAGATTTGATTCTTCTTGGTGCTACAGCTGTTGAAGACAAACTGCAACATGGG GTTCCTGAATGCATTGACAAGCTTGCACAAGCTGGAATAAAAATATGGGTTTTGACAGGAGACAAGATGGAGACTGCAATTAACATTGG TTTCGCCTGTAGCTTACTAAGAGAAGGAATGACACAAATAATAATAAACTCTGAGGCACCTGAATTTAAAGCACTGGAGAAAGATGGGGAATTGGCCATCAGCGAG GCATTGAAAGCAAGTGTACTCAATCAGATGAAGGTGGGAAAGGAGCAACTTACTGAATCAGGTGAAGGCTCCGAGGCATTGGCTTTAATTATAGATGGCAAATCACTAGCTTATGCTCTGGAGGATGATGTGAAGGACATGTTTCTGGACGTTGCCATAGGCTGTGCATCTGTTATTTGCTGTCGTTCATCACCAAAACAGAAAGCACTT GTTACAAGACTTCTTAGAAATAGAACTCGTAATACAACGCTAGCTATTGGTGATGGCGCAAACGATGTTGGAATGCTTCAAGAAGCAGATATTGGAATCGGTATCAGTGGTTTTGAAGGAATGCAG GCAGTCATGTCAAGCGACATTGCAATTGCACAGTTCCGTTTTCTTGAGCGCTTACTACTTGTACATGGTCATTGGTGTTACAGAAGGATGTCATCAATG ATATGCTACTTTTTTTACAAGAACATCGCATTTGGTTTCACTCTTTTCTTCTACGAGGCATATGCATCATTCTCTGGCCAAGCCGCGTACAATGATTGGTATCTGTCCTTTTATAACGTCTTCTTCACATCTCTTCCTGTGATTGCCCTTGGAGTGTTTGACCAGGACGTATCTTCACAGTTTTGTCTCAAG TTTCCTGCTCTATATCAGGAGGGCATACACAATGTCCTGTTCAGCTGGACGCGAATCCTCAGCTGGGCAATTAATGGTGTGTTCAGTGCCACGTGCGTATTCTTCTTCTGCATCTATTCAATGGAACACCAAGCCTTCCGTAAAGGTGGGGAAATCGTCGGCCTAGAGATCCTTGGCACCACCATGTACACTTGCGTGGTGTTGATTGTCAACTTGCAAATGGCACTCTCCATCAACTACTTCACCTACATACAGCACCTCTTCATTTGGGGCAGCGTCTTGTTCTGGTACTTATTCCTCTTGGGGTACGGAGCTATGAGCCCCACCATATCGACGACGGCGTTCATGGTTTTCATCGAAGCATGTGCTCCGTCCCCGTCCTTTTGGCTCGTGACACTGTTCGTGTCGATCGCGACTTTGTTTCCGTTTTTCACTTACTCTGCCGTCCAAAGGCGGTTTTTCCCCATGTGTCATCAGATGATCCAGCTGATGAGTTTTAGTGGGCATTTGGAAGACCCTGAGTATTGCCAAATGGTGCGACAAAGGTCGTCAACTCCCACGAATGTGGGTTATACAGCACGTTTCGAAGCCATATCCAAGTCATTTGAAGAAGAACCCTGA